TGAACACAATCACATGGTGCAGGTAGGATTCAGCTATGACGCTGGTCCACCGCGTGCTCTACCCGAACCCCATCGTGTCCCTCGCCGACTACGTGACCAGGGGAGGGGGTAAAGGGATCACCGCCGCCCGGGCCATGGCGCCCGAGGCGATAACGGCAAAAGTGCTGGCTGCCGGCCTGCGGGGCCGGGGCGGGGCCGGCTTCCCGACGGGCCGCAAGTGGCAGACGGTGGCCGAGAACCGCTCGCCGGTCATGCCCACCACGGTCATCGTCAACGCCGCCGAAGGCGAGCCGGGCACGTTCAAGGACCGCACGATCCTGCGCCGCAACCCGTTCCTGGTGGTCGAGGGGGCGCTCATCGCGGCCCGGGCCGTGGGAGCCGACCTGGTGATCGTGGCCACCAAGCGGTCCTTCGGCGGTGAGGTCGAGCGCCTGCGGGAGGCCATCGAGGAGGTGGAGGACGCCGGCTGGTGCGACGAGGCGTCGGTGTCGGTGTTCGAGGGCCCCGACGAGTACCTCTACGGCGAGGAGAGCGCCCTGCTGGAGACCATCGACGGGCGCTGGCCCTTCCCCCGGGTCGTACCCACGTTCCGCCGGGGCCTCATCACCGAGCTCCCACCGGAGACGCCGCCCGCCCCCGCTCTGGTCAACAACACCGAGACACTGGCCAACGTGCCCCGCATCGTGGCCCGGGGCCCGGCTTGGTTCCGCACGGTGGGCACCGAGCAGTCGCCCGGCACCATGGTGTGCACGGTCACGGGTTGGACGAAGCGGGCGGGCGTGGGCGAGGTGCGGATGGGGACGCCCCTTCGGGAGGTCATCGAAGCCATCGGGGGCGGGCCGCTGCCGGGGCGCACGATCAAGGCGGTCATGTCGGGCGTGTCCAACGGGCTCCTGCCGGCCTCGGCCCTCGACACCCCGGTGACCTACGAGGCCCTGGCCGAGGCGGGCAGCGGCCTGGGGTCGGCAGGCTTCATCGTGATCGACGACTCGGTCGACATGGCCGCCCTGGCCGCGGGGGTGGCCCGCTTCCTGTCCATCGAGTCGTGCGGGCAGTGCTCGCCCTGCAAGCTCGACGGGCTCATGCTGGCCAAGGTGCTCGCCAAGGTGAGCGCCAGCGAGGCCACCAAACACGACGCCGCCGTGTTCCGCAAGCGCCTGGCCTCGGTGGCCGACCGGTCCCGGTGCTTCCTGGCCACCCAGCAGCAGGTCGTGATCAACTCCATCATCGAGCTGTTCGGGGACGAGATGGCCGAGCACCTGGCCCACCGGGCCGCGCCCGTCGAGCCCGTGCTCATCACCGAGCTGGTCGACATCCAGGGCGGGCGGGCTGTGCTCGACGAGCGTTACCGCCGCAAGCAGCCCGACTGGACCTACAACAAGAACGACTCGGGCACCGTGCCCGTCGAGCGCTACCACGCAGTGGCCCCGCCCTGGCGTAACTGACGGGCGGTCCGCCGCGAGGGCCCAGCCCCCACCCACGCGGCCACCGCCCGTCAGGACCTTGCGCCCTCCCCGGGCCCCGGGCGGCGCCTGCTGATGACCATCCGCACCTGTTGCTCGATCACGTGGACGAGCGGGGGCCGGCGCCGGGCCGGGCGGTCATCGAAGTGTTCCCAGAACTCCGACGGGGACTGCCGGTTCGAGACGGGCCCGGTGTACTGGTAGAGGCTGATCCGGCGCCCGGGCCCCCTCATGACCAGCTTCTCCCCGCGCCGGCCGTCCTGCTGGGACAGGTCGACGGCCACGCCGTCGGCCGCCCAGGTCCGCAGGACGCGTGCACAGGAGGCGGCCGGGCGGGCCCGACGGGGCAGGCGGAGGACCAGCGTGGCGGGACGAGGGCCCGAAGGTGACCCCCGGCGGGCCACCAGGCAGTCCACCACGACGACCGGGGCGCGGACGTCGGCGAACAGCACCTGGCCCTCGAAGTGGGCGGCGGAGCGGGCCGGTTGCAGGCTGCGCCATCTCATCGGGCACGCCCGGCGGGGAGGAACGCGGAGCGGGACGTGTCCGCTGCAGGTCGAGAGCCGGCCCCAGGGCCGGCGCGGTGGCGGGCCGTCCGAGGGCCGATGTAGCCGGGGGCCGTCCGTCGTGAGTACAGCAGCCCCCGGCCGTTCACGGACCGCGCCCGCGCCCGGCGCCCGGCGATGCCGGGGTCGCGGTCGACCGTGGCGTGCTCGTCCGCCGTCTTACCCGTGGCCCGGGTCACGCTCAACCCTCCAACATCCGGAACGGATGCTCCACCGGGGTCCGGGGCGAGCAAGTGAATCGTGTGAACCGCCGCAGGGCGCTCCGCGCCCCCTGTTCGGCTCGAAGCCTATACCGGCCGGGTGCCGCCCGCCCGCCGCCGGTCCGCCATCTGGGGGCGGCTGTGGGCTAACCTCCAAACGCATGTTCGTGCTTGGCATCGACCCGGGGTTGTCCCGCTGCGGCTACGGCTGCGTCGAGGTCTCGGGCCAGGGGGGCCGGGCGGTGGCCGTGGGCGTGCTGACCACGGCCCCGTCGACGCCCATGCCCCAGCGCCTGGCCGCCCTCGACGCCGACCTGCGGGCGCTGATCGACGAGCTGCGGCCCGACGCCGTAGCCGTCGAGCGCCTGTTCTTCCAGGTCAATGCCCGCACCGCCATGGCCGTGGGCCAGGCCAGCGGCCTGGTGCTGGCGGCCGCCGCTCGGGCCGGCTGCGAGGTGGCCCAGTACACGCCCAACGAGGTCAAGCAGGCGGTGGCCGGTTACGGCGCCGCCCCCAAAGAGCAGGTGACCCGCATGGTCCAAGCCCTCCTGGGGCTGCCCGCCCCGCCCCGCCCGGCCGACGCGGCCGACGCGCTGGCCCTGGCCCTGTGCCACATGGCCATGGCCCCCCTGCGGGCCCGGGTGGCCCGTGTCGAGGGCTCGCCCCCGGCCCGGCCCCCCGCCATGCCCGCCGCCCGTCCGGCCCGGAGCCCCCGGTGATCGGCCGGCTGCGGGGCACGGTGGTCGACCGCACGCCCCGGGGTGAACTGGTCGTCGAGGTCGGTGGCGTCGGTTACCGGGTGCTGGTCGGGGCCCGGGCCCTGGCCGACCTGGGCTCGGTGGGCACCGAGGTCGTGCTCCACACCCACCTGCACGTCCGTGAGGACGCACTGGCCCTGTTCGGGTTCGCCTCCCGCGACGAGCGCGACTGCTTCGAGGCCCTCGTCGGTGCCCGGGGCGTGGGGCCGTCGCTGGCCCTGGCCATCCTGTCGGTCCACGCCCCCCGGGAGCTGGCCCGGGTGCTGGCCGAGGGCGACATCGACGCCCTCACCCTCGTGCCCGGCGTGGGCCGCAAGACAGCCGCTCGCCTCCTGCTGGAGCTCAAGGCCCGCCTCGACGTGCCCGATCTCGACGGGGCCGACGCGATGGGCGGCGGAGCCGGCGAGGCGGCCGGCTCCCCGGTGCGGGCCGACGTGCGGGCCGCCCTGGCCGGCCTCGGTTACGCGCCCGACGAGATCGTGGCCGTGCTACGGGAGCTGCCCGCCGAGGGCGGCGTCGAAGACCTGCTGCGCAGCGCCCTGCGGCTGCTGGCGGCCGCTCGCTAGGGCATGCGCAACGAACTGCTCGACACCGGTGCCGGCCCCGACGAGAGGTCGGAGGAGAGCGGGCTGCGGCCCAAGCGGCTGGACGAGTTCGTGGGCCAGGCCCAGCTCCGCCAGCACATGGAGATCCTGCTGGAGGCGGCCCGGCGGCGGTCCGAGGCCGTCGACCACCTGCTCTTCGCGGGCCCGCCCGGGCTGGGCAAGACCACGCTGGCGGCCATCGTGGCCGCCGAGCAGGGCGTCCGGCTGCGGGTCACGTCCGGCCCGGCCCTCGAGCGGGGAGGTGACCTGGCGTCGGTGCTCACCAACCTCGAAGAGGGCGAGGTGCTGTTCATCGACGAGATCCATCGCCTGAACCGGGCCGTCGAGGAGGTCCTCTACCCGGCCATGGAGGACTTCCAGCTCGACATCGTGATCGGTCGGGGGCCGTCGGCCCGTTCGGTGCGCCTCGACCTCCCCCGGTTCACCCTGGTGGGGGCGACCACCCGCACGGGCCTCATCACCGGGCCGTTGCGCGACCGGTTCGGGTTCGTGGCCCGCCTCGACTACTACGACGTGCCCGAACTGGAGACGATCGTGGGCCGGGCGGCCAGGATCCTGGGCGTGGCCGCCGAACCCGAGGGTTCGCTGGAGATCGCCCGCCGGTCCCGGGGCACGCCCAGGATCGCCAACCGCCTGCTGCGCCGGGTGCGCGACTTCGCCGAGGTCAGGGCCGACGGGGTGGTCACCCGCGAGGCCGCCCGCAAGGGCCTGGCGTTGTTCGAGATCGACGAGTCGGGGCTCGACAAGGTCGACCGGGCCATCCTGGCGGCCGTGTGCCAGCGCTTCGGCGGCGGGCCGGTGGGACTGTCGACGCTGGCCATCAGTGTGGGCGAGGCCCCCGAGACGGTGGAGGACGTCTACGAGCCCTTCCTGTTGCAGTTGGGCATGCTCAAGCGCACCCCCCGGGGCCGGGTGGCCACCCCGGCGGCCTGGGAGCACCTGGGCCTGGCCGTGCCCGAGGGCCGGCCCCCGGGCCTGTTCGGCTGACGACTGCGCTAACGTCAGGCCGCCCTCGCGGGCCTTACCCCATGGAACCTCTTTTCGCCCTCCTGATCACGTTCGGCCTCATGTGGGCCCTGCTCATCCGTCCCCAGCAGCGGCGGATGCGCAAGCACCAGGAGGTCGTGGCCTCGCTCCAGCCGGGCGACGAGATCATCACGGCCGGGGGCATCTACGGCCGGGTGCTGTCGGTCGACGACCGATCGATGGTCGTCGAGGTGTCTCCCGGGGTCGAGCTGCGGGTGTTGCGGGCGGCAGTCAGCGAGCGGGTCACGGGTGCCGGCGACGGGAACGACGGCGGCGACGGCGGCCGGGCTGACGAAGCCGACGACATCCCCGGCTGACCGGGGCCTGGGCGCAGGCCCGTCCAGGGACCGGCGGGACGCTACCTTTGGGAACGATGGCCGACGCCGAATGGTTGAAGTCCCATGTCCGTGACATCGCTGACTTCCCCAAGCCGGGCGTCGTGTTCAAGGACCTCACGCCACTGCTGGGCGTGGCCGACGCCCTGCGCTTCTGCACCGACACCATCGCCGACGCCTACGCCGGCCGCCGGGTCGACAAGGTCGTGGGCGTGGAGGCCCGGGGCTTCATCCTGGCCGCCCCCGTGGCCTACCGCATGGGCGCAGGCTTCGTCCCCGTCCGCAAGGCGGGCAAGCTGCCCTGGCGCATCGAGTCGGCCGCCTACGACCTGGAGTACGGCACCGACCTGCTCGAGGTCCACCACGACGCCCTGTCGCCCGGCGAGCACGTCCTGGTGGTCGACGACGTGCTGGCCACGGGAGGGACGGCGGACGCCACCTGCCGGCTCGTCGAACGATTGGGGGCGACCGTGGCTGGCCTGGCCTTCGTGATCGAGCTGACGTTCCTGGCAGGCCGCACCAAGTTGGGGGGGAGGGAGATGATGTCCCTCCTGGCCTACTAGAGGCCCCGGTGCCGGCCGTCGACCGCAGGGTCCTGCCTTGGCGCCGGGGCGGCGCGCCGCCGGCCCGGCCGCCCGAGCTGGCCAGTCTCGTCGAGGCCTTCCGCACCCGCCATCCCCGCTCGTCGCCCAACCGCATCTACCACGCCTACGAGCTG
This Actinomycetota bacterium DNA region includes the following protein-coding sequences:
- the yajC gene encoding preprotein translocase subunit YajC, producing MEPLFALLITFGLMWALLIRPQQRRMRKHQEVVASLQPGDEIITAGGIYGRVLSVDDRSMVVEVSPGVELRVLRAAVSERVTGAGDGNDGGDGGRADEADDIPG
- the ruvB gene encoding Holliday junction branch migration DNA helicase RuvB gives rise to the protein MRNELLDTGAGPDERSEESGLRPKRLDEFVGQAQLRQHMEILLEAARRRSEAVDHLLFAGPPGLGKTTLAAIVAAEQGVRLRVTSGPALERGGDLASVLTNLEEGEVLFIDEIHRLNRAVEEVLYPAMEDFQLDIVIGRGPSARSVRLDLPRFTLVGATTRTGLITGPLRDRFGFVARLDYYDVPELETIVGRAARILGVAAEPEGSLEIARRSRGTPRIANRLLRRVRDFAEVRADGVVTREAARKGLALFEIDESGLDKVDRAILAAVCQRFGGGPVGLSTLAISVGEAPETVEDVYEPFLLQLGMLKRTPRGRVATPAAWEHLGLAVPEGRPPGLFG
- a CDS encoding NADH-ubiquinone oxidoreductase-F iron-sulfur binding region domain-containing protein, whose translation is MTLVHRVLYPNPIVSLADYVTRGGGKGITAARAMAPEAITAKVLAAGLRGRGGAGFPTGRKWQTVAENRSPVMPTTVIVNAAEGEPGTFKDRTILRRNPFLVVEGALIAARAVGADLVIVATKRSFGGEVERLREAIEEVEDAGWCDEASVSVFEGPDEYLYGEESALLETIDGRWPFPRVVPTFRRGLITELPPETPPAPALVNNTETLANVPRIVARGPAWFRTVGTEQSPGTMVCTVTGWTKRAGVGEVRMGTPLREVIEAIGGGPLPGRTIKAVMSGVSNGLLPASALDTPVTYEALAEAGSGLGSAGFIVIDDSVDMAALAAGVARFLSIESCGQCSPCKLDGLMLAKVLAKVSASEATKHDAAVFRKRLASVADRSRCFLATQQQVVINSIIELFGDEMAEHLAHRAAPVEPVLITELVDIQGGRAVLDERYRRKQPDWTYNKNDSGTVPVERYHAVAPPWRN
- a CDS encoding adenine phosphoribosyltransferase — translated: MADAEWLKSHVRDIADFPKPGVVFKDLTPLLGVADALRFCTDTIADAYAGRRVDKVVGVEARGFILAAPVAYRMGAGFVPVRKAGKLPWRIESAAYDLEYGTDLLEVHHDALSPGEHVLVVDDVLATGGTADATCRLVERLGATVAGLAFVIELTFLAGRTKLGGREMMSLLAY
- the ruvC gene encoding crossover junction endodeoxyribonuclease RuvC, with amino-acid sequence MFVLGIDPGLSRCGYGCVEVSGQGGRAVAVGVLTTAPSTPMPQRLAALDADLRALIDELRPDAVAVERLFFQVNARTAMAVGQASGLVLAAAARAGCEVAQYTPNEVKQAVAGYGAAPKEQVTRMVQALLGLPAPPRPADAADALALALCHMAMAPLRARVARVEGSPPARPPAMPAARPARSPR
- the ruvA gene encoding Holliday junction branch migration protein RuvA, whose amino-acid sequence is MIGRLRGTVVDRTPRGELVVEVGGVGYRVLVGARALADLGSVGTEVVLHTHLHVREDALALFGFASRDERDCFEALVGARGVGPSLALAILSVHAPRELARVLAEGDIDALTLVPGVGRKTAARLLLELKARLDVPDLDGADAMGGGAGEAAGSPVRADVRAALAGLGYAPDEIVAVLRELPAEGGVEDLLRSALRLLAAAR